One stretch of Rathayibacter festucae DSM 15932 DNA includes these proteins:
- a CDS encoding AI-2E family transporter, which translates to MITPRAFARSRRRAAAPAQPVVEPDIVVSSDPERPQFTIRSFRIGLFGGLGVLVALVVGGLVVSLGTVLTYVFVALFFALGLDPLVSWLESKRIPRALAITIVLASVLLIFAGLLLYIIPILIEQLTIFVTSAPRIVSDIASQPWVLDLERQLSGVVDVDSLIGSVQSFIGNPNNLLSLGGGILAVGSGIASGVTGAIIVLILTLYFLASLRSMKSVAYRFAPASHRPKAREVGEEITGAVGRYVVGQVSLAAVNGVLTFILLLIIGGPVPALLACVAFLGSLIPLVGTISGAVIISLACLLASPVTALVAAIYYLVYMQVEAYVLSPRIMNRAVSVPGAVVVIAAVAGGTLAGVLGALVAIPVAASVIIVVQKVVFPRQDTK; encoded by the coding sequence ATGATCACCCCGCGCGCCTTCGCCCGCTCCCGCCGGCGTGCCGCCGCGCCGGCCCAGCCCGTCGTCGAACCCGACATCGTGGTGTCGAGCGACCCGGAGCGACCGCAGTTCACCATCCGCTCGTTCCGGATCGGCCTCTTCGGCGGTCTCGGCGTGCTCGTCGCCCTCGTGGTCGGCGGACTGGTCGTCTCGCTGGGCACCGTGCTCACCTACGTGTTCGTCGCCCTGTTCTTCGCCCTCGGCCTCGACCCGCTCGTCTCCTGGCTGGAGAGCAAGAGGATCCCGCGCGCGCTGGCGATCACGATCGTGCTGGCCTCGGTGCTGCTGATCTTCGCCGGGCTGCTCCTCTACATCATCCCGATCCTGATCGAGCAGCTCACGATCTTCGTGACGAGCGCTCCCCGGATCGTCTCCGACATCGCCTCGCAGCCGTGGGTGCTCGACCTGGAGCGGCAGCTCAGCGGCGTCGTCGACGTCGACTCGCTCATCGGCAGCGTGCAGAGCTTCATCGGCAACCCGAACAACCTGCTCTCGCTCGGCGGCGGCATCCTCGCGGTCGGCAGCGGCATCGCGAGCGGCGTCACCGGCGCGATCATCGTGCTGATCCTCACCCTCTACTTCCTCGCCTCGCTGCGCTCGATGAAGTCGGTCGCGTACCGCTTCGCGCCCGCCTCCCACCGCCCGAAGGCGCGCGAGGTCGGCGAGGAGATCACCGGCGCGGTCGGCCGCTACGTCGTCGGCCAGGTCTCGCTCGCGGCGGTCAACGGCGTGCTGACCTTCATCCTGCTGCTGATCATCGGCGGCCCGGTGCCGGCGCTGCTGGCCTGCGTCGCCTTCCTCGGCTCGCTGATCCCGCTCGTCGGGACGATCTCGGGCGCCGTCATCATCTCGCTCGCCTGCCTGCTCGCCTCGCCGGTGACGGCGCTCGTCGCGGCGATCTACTACCTCGTCTACATGCAGGTCGAGGCGTACGTCCTCAGCCCGCGGATCATGAACCGCGCCGTGTCCGTGCCCGGCGCCGTCGTCGTCATCGCGGCCGTCGCGGGCGGCACGCTCGCGGGCGTGCTGGGGGCCCTCGTGGCGATCCCCGTCGCGGCCTCGGTGATCATCGTGGTGCAGAAGGTCGTGTTCCCGAGGCAGGACACCAAGTAG
- a CDS encoding aminotransferase class I/II-fold pyridoxal phosphate-dependent enzyme, with the protein MSIHGSWTRAAAGAGLLGPSGEVAATVFSEMSALAARTGAINLGQGFPDEDGPQEVLEAARAAISAGLNQYPPGPGFPVLREAVSAHQRRFYDLAVDPDGEVLVTTGATEALAATLLALLEPGDEVVTFTPHYDAYGALIALAGGVHRTVPLRGTDFHVDHEELTAAVSDRTRVILVNDPHNPTGSVLPAETRELIVRLAHRHDALIVTDEVYEHLRFDGGHVPIATLPGARERTLTVSSAGKTFSTTGWKIGWITGPRALITAVLAVKQFLTYVSGSPFQGAVAVGLELPDAFFTGIAATLERKRDVLAAGLAAAGFTVSPSAGSYFVVADAAPLGWDDGVAFCRALPGLAGVVAVPVSAFCSAEDADAYRSLVRFAFCKRFEVLDSAAEGLAGLARRG; encoded by the coding sequence GTGAGCATCCACGGATCCTGGACCCGCGCCGCCGCCGGCGCCGGTCTTCTCGGCCCGAGCGGCGAGGTCGCCGCCACCGTCTTCAGCGAGATGAGCGCCCTCGCCGCGCGGACCGGGGCGATCAACCTCGGCCAGGGCTTCCCTGACGAGGACGGGCCGCAGGAGGTGCTCGAGGCGGCGCGCGCGGCGATCTCCGCGGGCCTCAACCAGTACCCGCCGGGGCCGGGCTTCCCGGTGCTCCGCGAGGCCGTCTCGGCGCACCAGCGGCGGTTCTACGACCTCGCCGTCGACCCGGACGGCGAGGTGCTGGTCACCACCGGCGCCACGGAGGCGCTCGCGGCGACACTGCTCGCGCTCCTCGAGCCCGGTGACGAGGTCGTCACCTTCACTCCGCACTACGACGCCTACGGCGCGCTGATCGCCCTGGCCGGCGGCGTGCACCGCACGGTCCCGCTGCGGGGGACGGACTTCCACGTCGACCACGAGGAGCTGACGGCCGCCGTCTCCGACCGCACCCGGGTCATCCTGGTCAACGACCCGCACAACCCGACCGGCTCCGTGCTGCCCGCCGAGACCCGGGAGCTGATCGTGCGGCTCGCGCACCGGCACGACGCGCTGATCGTCACCGACGAGGTCTACGAGCACCTGCGCTTCGACGGCGGCCACGTGCCGATCGCGACGCTGCCCGGCGCCCGGGAGCGGACGCTCACCGTCTCCTCCGCGGGCAAGACCTTCAGCACCACCGGCTGGAAGATCGGCTGGATCACCGGGCCGCGCGCGCTGATCACCGCGGTGCTCGCGGTGAAGCAGTTCCTCACCTACGTCAGCGGGTCGCCGTTCCAGGGCGCGGTCGCCGTCGGCCTCGAGCTGCCCGACGCGTTCTTCACCGGCATCGCGGCGACGCTGGAGCGCAAGCGCGACGTGCTCGCGGCCGGGCTCGCGGCGGCCGGCTTCACGGTGTCGCCGTCGGCGGGGTCGTACTTCGTCGTCGCGGACGCGGCTCCGCTCGGCTGGGACGACGGGGTCGCCTTCTGCCGGGCGCTGCCCGGGCTCGCCGGGGTGGTGGCGGTGCCGGTGTCGGCCTTCTGCAGCGCCGAGGACGCGGACGCCTACCGCTCGCTGGTGCGGTTCGCGTTCTGCAAGCGCTTCGAGGTGCTCGACAGCGCGGCCGAGGGGCTAGCGGGACTCGCGCGCCGCGGCTGA
- a CDS encoding S1C family serine protease: protein MTESHDGPRQPEDPRTPEDRRHEANQPISGEHTPGQPTYPSGTGAPSSSTGPTEPLPSYTSNSAEGNQAQPVPPTPRYGQFAPPAAHTVQSTEQPPVGEQGSFGGGQPPVGPPTATKRRAGVGVVAALAIGAVVGGVAGAGVFGLWSASNGAGTRVVSSSGSQTITVNNAEDATTATAVAAKATPSVVTIAVAGSSSSGTGSGIVLSKDGYVLTNTHVVTLDGQISDGAVTVTTSDGRIFTATIVGTDPTLDLAVIKLADATDLVPITFADSSEVNVGDTAVAIGAPLGLSGTVTDGIVSALNRSIQVASSAAPDDSGDSSSGGAESPFNFDIPGQTQQTPATSTISLPVIQTDAAINPGNSGGALLDSDGELIGVNVAIASAGQSSSSGGQSGNIGVGFAVPSAVAERVAKEIIANGSATHGLLGASVSDSTQDVLGAKIQEVTSGGAAQAAGLAAGDIVTGVAGTPITSASDLTAQVRAQAANADVKLTYVRNGKTFEIDVTLGTMATS, encoded by the coding sequence ATGACCGAGAGTCACGACGGTCCTCGTCAGCCGGAGGATCCCCGCACGCCGGAGGATCGCCGCCACGAGGCGAACCAGCCCATCTCCGGCGAGCACACCCCCGGACAGCCCACGTACCCCTCGGGCACCGGAGCGCCGTCGTCGTCCACCGGGCCCACCGAGCCCCTCCCGTCCTACACGTCGAACTCGGCGGAGGGGAACCAGGCCCAGCCGGTCCCGCCGACCCCGCGCTACGGCCAGTTCGCCCCTCCCGCCGCGCACACCGTGCAGAGCACCGAGCAGCCGCCCGTCGGCGAGCAGGGCTCGTTCGGCGGCGGCCAGCCCCCGGTCGGCCCGCCCACCGCCACCAAGCGCCGCGCCGGTGTCGGCGTCGTCGCCGCCCTCGCCATCGGCGCGGTCGTCGGCGGAGTCGCCGGGGCCGGCGTCTTCGGACTGTGGTCCGCCTCCAACGGAGCCGGCACCCGCGTCGTCTCCTCGAGCGGCTCGCAGACCATCACGGTGAACAACGCCGAGGACGCGACCACCGCGACCGCCGTCGCCGCGAAGGCCACTCCGAGCGTCGTCACGATCGCCGTCGCCGGCAGCTCCTCGTCCGGCACCGGCTCGGGCATCGTCCTCTCGAAGGACGGCTACGTCCTCACCAACACCCACGTCGTCACCCTCGACGGCCAGATCTCGGACGGAGCGGTCACCGTCACCACCTCGGACGGCCGCATCTTCACCGCGACCATCGTCGGCACCGACCCGACGCTCGACCTCGCCGTGATCAAGCTGGCGGACGCGACCGACCTGGTCCCGATCACCTTCGCCGACTCCTCCGAGGTCAACGTCGGGGACACCGCCGTTGCGATCGGCGCGCCGCTCGGCCTCTCCGGCACCGTCACCGACGGCATCGTGAGCGCGCTCAACCGCAGCATCCAGGTCGCCTCCTCCGCCGCCCCCGACGACTCGGGCGACAGCTCGAGCGGCGGCGCGGAGAGCCCGTTCAACTTCGACATCCCGGGCCAGACCCAGCAGACGCCGGCCACGAGCACCATCTCGCTGCCCGTCATCCAGACGGACGCGGCGATCAACCCCGGCAACTCGGGCGGCGCGCTGCTCGACAGCGACGGCGAGCTGATCGGCGTCAACGTCGCGATCGCCAGTGCGGGGCAGTCCTCGAGCTCGGGAGGGCAGTCCGGCAACATCGGCGTCGGCTTCGCGGTCCCCAGCGCGGTCGCCGAGCGCGTCGCGAAGGAGATCATCGCGAACGGCTCCGCCACCCACGGCCTCCTCGGCGCGAGCGTCTCGGACTCCACCCAGGACGTCCTCGGCGCGAAGATCCAGGAGGTGACCAGCGGCGGTGCCGCGCAGGCCGCCGGTCTCGCCGCGGGCGACATCGTCACCGGAGTGGCCGGGACGCCGATCACGAGCGCCTCGGACCTCACCGCCCAGGTGCGCGCGCAGGCCGCGAACGCCGACGTGAAGCTGACCTACGTGCGCAACGGGAAGACGTTCGAGATCGACGTCACGCTCGGCACCATGGCCACCAGCTGA
- a CDS encoding CHAP domain-containing protein, which produces MSDEQVDETAGATRDGSPSEGVHLTRRSRRDAESAAQTQRPTPRTRPVPVAPVAVRTPVLATVAPVRRRRGRVLRTTVSTVAAAAIAGMVAVMALPAYSFDPAPDSQAAIEAAARIQALGNQKLTVASTAVQEQVIRDSFTAPTQAQLDEAAAQARALAAAAEKAAADAAAAAAAAAEEASGTSSAAASPSRSGGTSSSVTPREEGDDYPWRDALTDDQGGGLSPLRYYYRECVDFVAWRLNRDQGSTGAPFKWTWGNLTPGGGSAYAWAGQWASHGWETSTTPVPGAVAWFNGNHVAYVQSVNGDGTVSLEEYNWGNDHAYHARTIPASSVPLFLYPPS; this is translated from the coding sequence GTGAGCGACGAACAGGTGGACGAGACCGCAGGAGCGACCCGGGACGGGTCTCCGAGCGAGGGGGTCCACCTCACCCGCCGGAGCCGGCGGGACGCCGAATCCGCCGCACAGACTCAGCGTCCGACTCCCCGCACCCGCCCGGTGCCCGTCGCCCCCGTGGCGGTGCGCACGCCCGTCCTCGCGACGGTGGCGCCCGTCCGCCGCCGCCGCGGTCGCGTCCTCCGCACGACGGTCAGCACGGTCGCCGCCGCCGCGATCGCCGGCATGGTCGCCGTGATGGCCCTCCCCGCCTACTCCTTCGACCCCGCGCCCGACTCGCAGGCCGCGATCGAGGCCGCCGCCCGCATCCAGGCGCTCGGCAACCAGAAGCTCACGGTCGCGTCGACCGCCGTGCAGGAGCAGGTCATCCGCGACTCCTTCACCGCCCCCACGCAGGCGCAGCTCGACGAGGCCGCCGCGCAGGCGCGCGCCCTCGCCGCGGCCGCGGAGAAGGCCGCCGCCGATGCCGCGGCTGCCGCCGCCGCAGCCGCCGAGGAAGCCTCCGGCACGTCCTCGGCCGCCGCCTCCCCGAGCCGCTCGGGCGGCACCAGCAGCTCCGTCACCCCCCGCGAGGAGGGCGACGACTACCCCTGGCGTGACGCGCTGACCGACGACCAGGGCGGCGGGCTCTCGCCGCTGCGCTACTACTACCGCGAGTGCGTCGACTTCGTCGCCTGGCGCCTCAACCGCGACCAGGGCTCCACCGGCGCCCCGTTCAAGTGGACCTGGGGCAACCTGACCCCCGGCGGCGGCAGCGCCTACGCCTGGGCCGGCCAGTGGGCCTCGCACGGCTGGGAGACCAGCACCACGCCCGTCCCCGGCGCCGTCGCCTGGTTCAACGGCAACCACGTCGCCTACGTGCAGTCCGTGAACGGCGACGGCACCGTCTCGCTCGAGGAGTACAACTGGGGCAACGACCACGCGTACCACGCGCGGACGATCCCGGCCTCGAGCGTCCCGCTCTTCCTCTACCCGCCGAGCTGA
- a CDS encoding amylosucrase — MPTPDDLIAAVRSRVDALGGPVADPEFRSRLDARLPRLVDLLAAVYARRDDLVEQIVALVELAATSWQERPEDLRVLDRARGQHPDWFLSNKALGGVCYVDRFAGDLAGLRAEIPYFRQIGLNYLHLMPVFDAPEGESDGGYAVSSYRRVRPDLGDMDDLRLLAAELREHGIALVVDFVFNHTSNEHEWARKALAGEQRYEDYYWIYPDREQPDAFERTTREIFPDDHPGSFVQLEDGRWVWATFHRYQWDLNYSNPEVFRAMAGEMLFLANQGVDALRMDAVAFIWKELGTTCESQPEAHLLLRAFNEVCRLAAPSLLFKSEAIVHPDEVIEYIDLEECQLSYNPLQMALTWEALATRDVRLLAQALERRHALPAGTAWVNYVRGHDDIGWTFADEDAAELGIDAAGHRRFLNDFYTDRFEGTFARGVPFQENPRTGDRRVSGTTASLAGVEAGDPYGIDRVLLAHSIALSTGGLPLLYLGDEVGQLNDHTYLDDPSTAGDSRWVNRPRRPAERYAERETPGADAAEIFGGLLHLIAVRKRTDLFAGNALTVFDAVNDHVLGYQRPGDGEAVLVLANVSDEAQEVAPERFGGFAPEAVDLVTEIAVDLREGFRLAPLQFVWLRVTPASASPAE; from the coding sequence GTGCCCACCCCCGACGACCTGATCGCGGCCGTGCGCTCCCGCGTGGACGCCCTCGGCGGGCCGGTCGCCGATCCCGAGTTCCGGTCGCGCCTGGACGCCCGCCTCCCGCGGCTGGTCGATCTGCTCGCCGCGGTCTACGCGCGTCGCGACGACCTCGTCGAGCAGATCGTCGCCCTGGTCGAGCTCGCCGCGACCTCCTGGCAGGAGCGCCCGGAGGACCTGCGCGTGCTCGATCGTGCCCGCGGGCAGCACCCGGACTGGTTCCTCTCGAACAAGGCCCTCGGCGGCGTCTGCTACGTCGACCGCTTCGCCGGCGACCTCGCGGGGCTGCGCGCCGAGATCCCGTACTTCCGCCAGATCGGGCTGAACTACCTGCACCTGATGCCGGTCTTCGACGCTCCGGAGGGGGAGTCGGACGGCGGCTACGCGGTGTCCAGCTACCGCCGCGTGCGCCCGGACCTCGGCGACATGGACGATCTCCGCCTGCTCGCGGCCGAGCTGCGCGAGCACGGCATCGCGCTCGTCGTCGACTTCGTCTTCAACCACACCTCGAACGAGCACGAGTGGGCGCGGAAGGCGCTCGCGGGCGAGCAGCGCTACGAGGACTACTACTGGATCTACCCGGACCGCGAGCAGCCGGACGCCTTCGAGCGCACCACCCGCGAGATCTTCCCGGACGACCACCCCGGCTCCTTCGTGCAGCTCGAGGACGGGCGCTGGGTGTGGGCGACGTTCCACCGCTACCAGTGGGACCTCAACTACTCGAACCCCGAGGTCTTCCGCGCGATGGCGGGCGAGATGCTCTTCCTCGCCAACCAGGGCGTCGACGCGCTGCGGATGGACGCGGTCGCCTTCATCTGGAAGGAGCTCGGCACCACCTGCGAGTCCCAGCCCGAGGCGCACCTGCTGCTGCGCGCGTTCAACGAGGTCTGCCGGCTCGCCGCGCCGTCGCTGCTGTTCAAGTCCGAGGCGATCGTGCACCCCGACGAGGTGATCGAGTACATCGACCTCGAGGAGTGCCAGCTCTCCTACAACCCGCTGCAGATGGCGCTGACCTGGGAGGCGCTCGCGACCCGCGACGTCCGGCTGCTCGCCCAGGCGCTCGAGCGGCGGCACGCGCTTCCGGCCGGGACGGCGTGGGTCAACTACGTCCGCGGGCACGACGACATCGGCTGGACCTTCGCCGACGAGGACGCCGCCGAGCTCGGCATCGACGCGGCCGGGCACCGGCGCTTCCTCAACGACTTCTACACCGACCGCTTCGAGGGGACCTTCGCCCGGGGCGTGCCGTTCCAGGAGAACCCGCGCACCGGCGACCGCCGGGTGTCCGGCACGACCGCCTCGCTCGCGGGCGTCGAGGCGGGCGACCCCTACGGGATCGACCGGGTGCTGCTCGCGCACTCCATCGCCCTCAGCACCGGCGGTCTCCCGCTGCTCTACCTCGGCGACGAGGTGGGACAGCTGAACGACCACACCTACCTGGACGATCCGAGCACCGCGGGCGACTCCCGCTGGGTGAACCGACCGCGGCGGCCCGCCGAACGCTACGCCGAGCGCGAGACTCCGGGGGCCGACGCGGCCGAGATCTTCGGCGGGCTCCTGCACCTGATCGCGGTGCGCAAGCGGACGGACCTCTTCGCGGGCAACGCGCTCACGGTCTTCGACGCGGTCAACGACCACGTGCTCGGCTACCAGCGCCCCGGCGACGGCGAGGCCGTGCTCGTCCTGGCCAACGTCTCCGACGAGGCGCAGGAAGTCGCGCCGGAGCGCTTCGGCGGCTTCGCGCCCGAGGCGGTCGACCTGGTGACCGAGATCGCCGTCGACCTCCGCGAGGGCTTCCGCCTCGCCCCCCTGCAGTTCGTCTGGCTCCGCGTGACCCCGGCCTCCGCCTCGCCGGCCGAGTAG
- a CDS encoding CDP-alcohol phosphatidyltransferase family protein, with protein MTSTDRPRSIAELRAVAQPPEVRGRRNAEHWTASLYLRRFSPYLTMQLLRTSISANGVTGLMILVGWSAAAALLIPGIAGAALALILGQLQMLVDCCDGEVARWRRTSSPAGVFLDKVGHYTTESLIPIALGLRAAGIPFDAPEDFLWTSIGLALALVIVLNKALNDMVHVARANAGLTKLADTKGEATPSSSALARLRRAARFVPFHRLYHSVELTMLAFAASLVGLVVGAGTADRVLVSALLPLALLALVGHFVAIMASKRVRS; from the coding sequence ATGACCAGCACCGACAGACCGCGATCGATCGCCGAGCTCCGCGCGGTCGCCCAGCCCCCCGAGGTCCGCGGGCGGCGCAACGCCGAGCACTGGACGGCGTCGCTCTACCTGCGCCGCTTCTCGCCGTACCTGACCATGCAGCTGCTGCGCACCTCGATCTCGGCCAACGGCGTGACCGGGCTGATGATCCTCGTGGGCTGGAGCGCGGCCGCGGCGCTGCTGATCCCCGGGATCGCCGGCGCCGCCCTCGCGCTGATCCTCGGCCAGCTGCAGATGCTCGTCGACTGCTGCGACGGCGAGGTCGCGCGCTGGCGCCGCACCTCGTCGCCCGCCGGCGTCTTCCTGGACAAGGTCGGCCACTACACGACCGAGTCGCTGATCCCGATCGCGCTCGGACTGCGCGCCGCCGGGATCCCCTTCGACGCTCCGGAGGACTTCCTGTGGACCTCGATCGGCCTCGCGCTCGCGCTCGTGATCGTGCTGAACAAGGCGCTCAACGACATGGTGCACGTCGCCCGGGCGAACGCCGGGCTGACGAAGCTCGCCGACACGAAGGGGGAGGCGACGCCGTCCTCCTCCGCTCTCGCGCGCCTGCGCCGTGCCGCGCGGTTCGTGCCGTTCCACCGGCTGTACCACTCGGTCGAGCTGACCATGCTGGCCTTCGCCGCGAGCCTGGTCGGGCTGGTCGTCGGCGCCGGAACGGCCGACCGGGTGCTGGTGTCGGCGCTGCTGCCGCTCGCGCTCCTCGCGCTCGTCGGCCACTTCGTCGCGATCATGGCCTCCAAGCGTGTCCGGTCCTGA
- a CDS encoding carbon-nitrogen hydrolase family protein has translation MAAQRRASTRKAAQPASAAAVGFAVAQFAPTDDRAANLAAIRRLAGVAAQRGASVVVLPEYSSFFVDPLGPELVAAGEALDGPFVQGLGEIARELGVHLVAGMVESVDDGERIANTLVAVEPGGAVVATYRKLHLYDAFGQTESDWVAPGEIGVPQTFEVGGLVVGLQTCYDLRFPEVTRWLIDAGADVVAAPAEWVRGPLKEAHWRTLVTARALENTIYLVAADQTPPIGVGTSMIVDPMGVEIATLGEVEDVAVAWLSQERIASAREKNPALALRRFEVRPVRAGRRSAAARESR, from the coding sequence ATGGCGGCGCAGCGCAGGGCCTCCACGCGCAAGGCCGCCCAGCCCGCGAGCGCGGCGGCCGTCGGCTTCGCCGTCGCGCAGTTCGCTCCGACCGACGACCGCGCGGCGAACCTGGCGGCGATCCGCCGGCTCGCCGGCGTCGCGGCGCAGCGCGGCGCGAGCGTCGTCGTCCTGCCCGAGTACAGCTCGTTCTTCGTCGACCCGCTCGGCCCCGAGCTCGTCGCCGCGGGCGAGGCGCTCGACGGCCCGTTCGTCCAGGGCCTCGGCGAGATCGCGCGCGAGCTCGGCGTCCACCTGGTGGCGGGCATGGTCGAGTCCGTCGACGACGGCGAGCGGATCGCCAACACCCTCGTCGCGGTCGAGCCCGGGGGAGCGGTCGTCGCGACCTACCGCAAGCTGCACCTCTACGACGCCTTCGGCCAGACCGAGTCCGACTGGGTCGCGCCCGGCGAGATCGGCGTGCCGCAGACCTTCGAGGTGGGCGGCCTCGTCGTCGGCCTGCAGACCTGCTACGACCTGCGCTTCCCGGAGGTGACCCGCTGGCTCATCGACGCGGGCGCCGACGTGGTCGCGGCCCCCGCCGAGTGGGTCCGCGGCCCGCTCAAGGAGGCGCACTGGCGCACCCTGGTCACCGCCCGTGCGCTGGAGAACACGATCTACCTCGTCGCCGCCGACCAGACCCCGCCGATCGGCGTCGGGACGAGCATGATCGTCGACCCGATGGGCGTCGAGATCGCCACGCTCGGCGAGGTCGAGGACGTCGCGGTCGCCTGGCTCTCGCAGGAGCGCATCGCCTCGGCGCGCGAGAAGAACCCCGCGCTCGCCCTGCGGCGCTTCGAGGTCCGCCCCGTCCGGGCCGGCCGCCGGTCAGCCGCGGCGCGCGAGTCCCGCTAG
- a CDS encoding glycosyltransferase family 2 protein: protein MQPETPTDDLPDLPGVSYVMPVLNEVTHVRAAVDSLLAQDYTGPFDVVLALAPSIDGTERLVAELSAADERIRVVANPVGSTPAGLNAAIRASRHPVVVRVDAHSVLPPDYARIAVEALQRSGAANVGGVMAAEGLTPFQRAVARAYGSRIGLGGTPHHVGGEEGPADTVYLGVFRRSALERAGLFDERFKRGQDWELNRRLREAGGLVWFTPRLTVTYRPRPSMRALLRQFLSTGMWRGELTRLFPASRSLRYFAPPVLVALLALGLLAGIAGALQALLGAAPWLLLGLVVPVGYLALVAAATIAVARVDGPRTMLWFLVVIPAIHVAWGTGFVLGFAGLTSNIAAHRHHPAADPAADSARDA from the coding sequence ATGCAGCCCGAGACCCCGACGGACGACCTCCCCGATCTGCCCGGCGTCTCCTACGTGATGCCCGTGCTCAACGAGGTCACCCACGTGCGGGCGGCCGTCGACTCGCTGCTCGCCCAGGACTACACCGGGCCCTTCGACGTCGTCCTCGCGCTCGCGCCCAGCATCGACGGCACCGAGCGGCTCGTCGCCGAGCTCAGCGCGGCCGACGAGCGGATCCGCGTCGTGGCGAATCCCGTCGGCTCGACACCGGCCGGACTGAACGCCGCGATCCGCGCCTCGCGGCACCCCGTCGTCGTCCGCGTCGACGCGCACTCCGTCCTGCCGCCTGACTACGCGCGGATCGCCGTCGAGGCGCTGCAGCGCTCGGGTGCCGCGAACGTCGGCGGAGTGATGGCGGCCGAGGGGCTGACGCCGTTCCAGCGCGCCGTCGCCCGCGCCTACGGCTCGCGGATCGGCCTCGGCGGCACCCCGCACCACGTCGGCGGCGAGGAGGGCCCGGCCGACACGGTCTACCTCGGCGTCTTCCGCCGCTCCGCCCTCGAGCGCGCCGGCCTCTTCGACGAGCGCTTCAAGCGCGGTCAGGACTGGGAGCTCAACCGCCGGCTGCGCGAGGCGGGCGGACTCGTCTGGTTCACCCCGCGGCTCACCGTCACCTACCGGCCCCGGCCGTCGATGCGGGCGCTGCTGCGGCAGTTCCTCTCCACCGGGATGTGGCGGGGCGAGCTGACCCGGCTGTTCCCGGCCTCGCGGTCCCTCCGCTACTTCGCACCCCCCGTCCTCGTGGCGCTGCTCGCCCTGGGTCTGCTCGCCGGCATCGCCGGAGCGCTGCAGGCGCTGCTCGGCGCCGCGCCCTGGTTGCTGCTCGGCCTCGTCGTCCCGGTCGGCTACCTCGCCCTCGTGGCGGCGGCCACGATCGCCGTCGCCCGCGTCGACGGACCGCGCACGATGCTGTGGTTCCTCGTCGTGATCCCCGCCATCCACGTGGCCTGGGGCACCGGCTTCGTGCTCGGCTTCGCGGGCCTCACCAGCAACATCGCGGCGCACCGCCACCACCCCGCGGCCGACCCCGCCGCCGACTCCGCGAGGGACGCATGA
- a CDS encoding glycosyltransferase family 2 protein: protein MSGPEPGGLPRVGVVVLTQGTRPDDLAAGLASVLAQEGVELDVVCVGNGWVPEGLPEGVRALALPENLGIPAGRNAGVPAVAGEYLFFLDDDARVPSPSFLRDAIALLASPRRIGMVQPRVDSVDGTPAPRRWTPRILKGDPRRSGPVFSVWEGAVVLRRDVFERTGGWAAPFFYAHEGIELAWRVWDTGRSTWYAGELVAQHPVIQPTRHADYYRLNARNRVWLARRSLPAPLALAYVGSWTAIQCLRWRNDRPALRAWFAGWREGWTADPGERRILAGRTLLRMTVAGRPPIV, encoded by the coding sequence GTGTCCGGTCCTGAGCCGGGCGGACTGCCGCGCGTCGGCGTCGTCGTCCTGACCCAGGGCACGCGTCCCGACGACCTCGCGGCCGGGCTCGCGAGCGTCCTCGCCCAGGAGGGCGTCGAGCTCGACGTCGTCTGCGTCGGCAACGGCTGGGTGCCCGAGGGACTGCCCGAGGGGGTCCGCGCGCTCGCCCTCCCGGAGAACCTCGGCATCCCGGCCGGCCGCAACGCCGGCGTGCCGGCCGTCGCGGGGGAGTACCTGTTCTTCCTCGACGACGACGCGCGCGTGCCCTCGCCGAGCTTCCTCCGCGACGCGATCGCGCTGCTCGCCTCGCCGCGCCGGATCGGCATGGTGCAGCCGCGAGTCGACAGCGTCGACGGCACTCCCGCCCCCCGGCGCTGGACCCCGCGCATCCTCAAGGGCGACCCGCGCCGCTCCGGACCCGTCTTCTCGGTCTGGGAGGGCGCGGTGGTGCTGCGCCGCGACGTCTTCGAGCGGACCGGCGGCTGGGCCGCTCCCTTCTTCTACGCGCACGAGGGCATCGAGCTGGCCTGGCGGGTCTGGGACACCGGGCGCAGCACCTGGTACGCGGGCGAGCTCGTCGCGCAGCACCCGGTGATCCAGCCGACCCGGCACGCCGACTACTACCGGCTGAACGCCCGCAACCGGGTGTGGCTCGCCCGCCGCTCGCTGCCGGCTCCGCTGGCGCTCGCCTACGTCGGCTCATGGACCGCGATCCAGTGCCTGCGCTGGCGGAACGACCGCCCGGCGCTGCGGGCCTGGTTCGCCGGCTGGCGCGAGGGCTGGACCGCCGACCCCGGGGAGCGCCGCATTCTGGCAGGCCGGACGCTGCTGCGCATGACGGTCGCCGGGCGTCCCCCGATCGTCTAG